The Thermosipho japonicus region CCTTAATCCCTCCTTTAATTTAGTAGAATTTAACTCTTTACATACTTATTACATTTCACATCGATATTATAACACACTTTGCAAAATTTGTGTTAAAATATTTCCAAAAGAGTTAAGGAGTGTTTAAATATGATAAATACTGAAAAATATATTAAAAATTTGGAAACGGTTCTTAAAAGAAAACTATCAGAAACCGAAAAAGAAAAAATCAAAAAAGCAGTCAAATTAGCTGAATATGGGCATGAAGGTTATTATAGAAAATCCGGTGAGCCTTTTATCACTCATCCAATTGAAGTTTCTAAAATTTTAGCATCATTAAAATTAGATATTACTACTATAATCTCTGGAATTTTACACGACACAGTTGAAGATAGTGAAGGCAAAGTCACTTTGAAAGAGATTGAAGAAATGTTTGGTAAAGAAGTTGCATTAATTGTTGATGGAGTAACAAAGGTCAGCAAGATTAATGCACCCGTTGGAAATATCGAACAAAAGAAAAAGAGCGAAACCATACAAAAAATGCTCTTTGCAATGGCTGAAGATGTAAGAGTTATTTTTGTAAAACTTGCTGACAGACTACATAATATGCGAACAATACAATATGTAGAAGATGAGGAAAAAAAGAAATACAAAGCACTTGAAACCCTTGAAGTTTATGCTCCTATCGCACATAAACTTGGGATTCATGTAATTAAGTGGGAACTTGAAGACCTTTCTTTTAAAGTTTTATACCCAAAAGAATATTACATGATTAAAGAATTAGTATCTGAAAAAAAGAAAGAAAGGGAAGAAAGAACAAACGAATATGTAAATCAACTAAAACTTGCATTAAAAGAAAACAATATAAATGCTAAAGTAGAAGGTCGTTATAAACATTATTACAGTATCTGGAAGAAGATGAAAGAAAAAAATAAAAAATTTGAAGAAATTTATGATCTTATTGGAATAAGAGCAATTGTAAAAGACGTCCAAACCTGTTATACTGCTCTTGGAGTAGTACATCATATTTGGGTCCCACTCCCTGGAAGATTTAAAGATTACATTGCAGCTCCAAAATCAAATGGTTATAAATCAATTCATACCACAGTTGTAACACAATACGGCGAACCTTTAGAAATACAAATCAGGGACAACCAAATGCATAATGAAGCTGAATATGGATTAATTGCACATTGGATTTACAAAGAAAAAAATGTTGATCTAAAGCAAAAATGGTTACTTCAGCTTCTTGATTGGCGAAAAGAACTTCTTCAAGGAAGTACAAACCTTTCCGAGCTTAAAAATGAATTGCAACTTGATGAAGTATTTGTTCTAACTCCAAAGGGAGAAATAATTCATATGCCATTGGGATCAACCGTAATCGATTTTGCCTATGCTATTCATACTGAAATAGGGCATCACTTTGCCGGTGCAAAAGTAAATGGAAAAATTGTTCCAATAAATTACAAGCTAAAAAATGGTGATGTAGTAGAAATTTTAGTTAATAAATCAAGTAAAGGCCCAAGCCTTAGCTGGATAAAGTATGCTAAAAGTCCTAGAACAAAAGCAAAAATTAGAAGATTTTTTAGAGAAAAAGAAAAAGAAAAACTAATCGAATCTGGAAAAGATGTTATTAGAAAGTTATCAAAAAGGTTAAATATTTCCATAGAAAAATTACTCGAACATGAAAAAGTAAATGAATTTATAAAAAATCATAATTTGAGCATAGATGAATTTTATACACGCATAGGTGAAGGTAGTATTACTTTTAATGATTTACTAGAATTAATAGAAAACAAGCCCGAAAAAAATTACAAGAAAAAAACAAAAGCTTCAAAAAAAATTAAGAATGCCGTTGAAATAGATGGAATATCAAACATTGATATTCACATAGCCAAATGTTGTATGCCAGTTCCAGGTGATGAAATAGTAGGAGTAGCAAGCAGAAGAGGAATAACTATACATAGAATTAACTGCAAAAATATTAGAGATATAGATGAAGATAGACTATTTAAAGCCAAATGGTTATCTGATGATTCAAATGAATTTTTGACGAACTTAGAAATTGAATTTGACAAAAACGAAAGACTTGCCGAAATAATGAATCTCTTAGTTTCAAAAAACATAAACGTAAAAAGTTTTAAATTAAATGAATCAAAAAATTGGAATTCAGTCTTTGCACATCTGACAATTGTGGTAAAATCTTTAAATGAACTAAATGATATAATAAGTCAATTAAATAAAAAATCTGGAATATTGAGGGTGAGAAGAAGATGAGAGCCGTAGTACAAAGGGTTAAAAATGCAAAAGTTGAAGTAGAAGGAAAAACAGTTGGAAAAATAGAAAACGGACTTTTAGTATTGCTAGGAGTTGGAAAAGATGACGATAAAAAAGACATCAAGTATCTTTCCGAAAAAATAATTAATTTGAGAATTTTTGATGACGAAAATGGAAAAATGAACCTTTCATTACTTGATATAAAAGGTGAGCTCCTTATAGTATCTCAATTCACTTTATATGGTGATTGCAGAAAGGGTAGAAGACCTTCTTATTCTGAATCAGCATCTCCTGATATCGCCAAAAAACTTTATGAAGAATTTGTAAATATCTGTAAGAATTATAATTTAAAAGTTGAAACTGGTGAATTTGGTGCACACATGCAAGTATCTTTAGTAAATGATGGACCTGTAACTTTATTACTTGATTCAAAGAAGGTGTTTTAATTGCTTCTTCACGTATGTTGTGCGCCAGATTTGGTGCCTGCATACTTTCATATGAAAGAAAAAATAAAATACATTTATTTTTACAATCCAAATATCCATCCAAAATCTGAATATGAAAAAAGATTCAATGAAGTTTTGAAACTTGCAAAGATGTGGAATTTAGAAATTATTGAAAGCAGATATGAACCCGAAGTTTACTTTAGATATGTGAAAGGTCTTGAAAATCTTGGTATTAACAGTCCACGGTGCGATAAATGTATATATCTTCTTTTAAAAAATACAGCAATTACAGCTAAAATAAACAATTTTAATTCTTTTGCAACTACTCTAACTTCCTCTCCAAGAAAAGTTTTGGAAAAAATAAATAAAATTGGTAAAATAATAGAGCAGGAAGTTAAAGTAAAATATATCGAAACATATTTCAGGAAAGGAAAGGAATACCAAGAAGCTTTAAAATTTATCAAAGAACAAAATATTTACCGTCAGACATATTGCGGTTGTATATTTTCAAAGATTG contains the following coding sequences:
- a CDS encoding RelA/SpoT family protein, which gives rise to MINTEKYIKNLETVLKRKLSETEKEKIKKAVKLAEYGHEGYYRKSGEPFITHPIEVSKILASLKLDITTIISGILHDTVEDSEGKVTLKEIEEMFGKEVALIVDGVTKVSKINAPVGNIEQKKKSETIQKMLFAMAEDVRVIFVKLADRLHNMRTIQYVEDEEKKKYKALETLEVYAPIAHKLGIHVIKWELEDLSFKVLYPKEYYMIKELVSEKKKEREERTNEYVNQLKLALKENNINAKVEGRYKHYYSIWKKMKEKNKKFEEIYDLIGIRAIVKDVQTCYTALGVVHHIWVPLPGRFKDYIAAPKSNGYKSIHTTVVTQYGEPLEIQIRDNQMHNEAEYGLIAHWIYKEKNVDLKQKWLLQLLDWRKELLQGSTNLSELKNELQLDEVFVLTPKGEIIHMPLGSTVIDFAYAIHTEIGHHFAGAKVNGKIVPINYKLKNGDVVEILVNKSSKGPSLSWIKYAKSPRTKAKIRRFFREKEKEKLIESGKDVIRKLSKRLNISIEKLLEHEKVNEFIKNHNLSIDEFYTRIGEGSITFNDLLELIENKPEKNYKKKTKASKKIKNAVEIDGISNIDIHIAKCCMPVPGDEIVGVASRRGITIHRINCKNIRDIDEDRLFKAKWLSDDSNEFLTNLEIEFDKNERLAEIMNLLVSKNINVKSFKLNESKNWNSVFAHLTIVVKSLNELNDIISQLNKKSGILRVRRR
- the dtd gene encoding D-aminoacyl-tRNA deacylase, giving the protein MRAVVQRVKNAKVEVEGKTVGKIENGLLVLLGVGKDDDKKDIKYLSEKIINLRIFDDENGKMNLSLLDIKGELLIVSQFTLYGDCRKGRRPSYSESASPDIAKKLYEEFVNICKNYNLKVETGEFGAHMQVSLVNDGPVTLLLDSKKVF
- a CDS encoding epoxyqueuosine reductase QueH, whose product is MLLHVCCAPDLVPAYFHMKEKIKYIYFYNPNIHPKSEYEKRFNEVLKLAKMWNLEIIESRYEPEVYFRYVKGLENLGINSPRCDKCIYLLLKNTAITAKINNFNSFATTLTSSPRKVLEKINKIGKIIEQEVKVKYIETYFRKGKEYQEALKFIKEQNIYRQTYCGCIFSKIELENKRKEKIEKSKRVLKEYGITDIPVLPEKLVITKENFEIFSKNFIEIIKAIQPKILYVDNFVKEKYNLKEGWNKFGNYNQKIQILKGNG